A single Primulina eburnea isolate SZY01 chromosome 11, ASM2296580v1, whole genome shotgun sequence DNA region contains:
- the LOC140805432 gene encoding uncharacterized protein, protein MGLGFKVSIPSGDQMVTSGIVKNLELRLHKDVVRADLIVLLIPEFDIIFEVNVYSIAQREIFCLRRCKEQANAAQYLLYVCEETYETRMQDFLAYVTSAHVPDSRKLEDIEVIREFYSVFPEDVSGIPPDREVKVSIELMLGTVPISKVPYRLAPTKMKELKDQIQELLEKGFVRPSFSSWGSTVIIREEKGWQYATFYRISKAE, encoded by the exons ATGGGATTGGGCTTCAAGGTTTCTATTCCTTCCGGTGATCAAATGGTCACTTCGGGCATTGtaaagaatctggagcttcgtttacaTAAAGATGTGGTTCGTGCAGACCTCATCGTACTTTTGATACCTGAATTCGACATTATATTTG AGGTCAATGTCTATTCGATCGCCCAGCGGGAAATCTTTTGTCTTCGACGCTGCAAGGAACAAGCAAATGCAGCACAATATCTCCTGTATGTGTGCGAGGAAACATATGAGACTAGGATGCAAGATTTTCTAGCATATGTTACATCAGCACATGTTCCTGATAGTCGGAAGCTAGAGGATATTGAGGTCATCAGAGAATTTTATAGCGTCTTTCCTGAGGAtgtttctggcattccaccgGACCGAGAAGTGAAAGTTTCTATTGAATTGATGCTgggcacagtgccaatctctaaggtaccctatcgtctagcacccACCAAGATGAAAGAGCtaaaagatcaaattcaagaattgcTGGAAAAGGGTTTTGTTCGCCCTAGTTTTTCTTCGTGGGGGAGCACCGTTATTATTCGTGAAGAAAAAGGATGGCAGTATGCGACGTTTTATAGAATATCAAAAGCTGAGTAG